One segment of Akkermansiaceae bacterium DNA contains the following:
- the tgt gene encoding tRNA guanosine(34) transglycosylase Tgt — protein MSFKLHHTCPDTSARTGTLTTAHGDIPTPIFMPVGTQGMVKTLSPDELVDIVDAHIILGNTYHLYLRPGLEVIRKMGGLHKFSTWEKPILTDSGGFQVWSLAKLRKISEEGVRFSNHLDGAKTMLTPELSMEIQATLGSDIAMLFDECPPYPCEKKYAADSLSLTTRWARRCKEWHQENAAKHIPWVLETENLKLETDQPQLTFGIVQGSVYAELREQSARELVDIGFDGYAVGGISVGEPEHEMMRAIENAVPFLPEDKPRYAMGLGTPPQMLEMIARGVDMFDCVMPTRVARHGLAFTEDGPIHIKNKEFEFDARPLDENTHPSLLKYSRSFIRHLFRSREMLSLRLLSLHNLHFYLRLMRQARETIENGTFASFKNNFNQRYLNNHE, from the coding sequence TTGTCTTTTAAACTCCACCATACCTGTCCTGACACCTCGGCGCGCACTGGCACCCTGACAACGGCCCACGGCGATATTCCGACGCCGATTTTCATGCCCGTCGGCACCCAGGGCATGGTCAAAACACTTTCACCGGATGAGCTGGTGGACATTGTCGATGCCCATATCATCCTCGGCAATACCTATCACCTCTACCTGCGCCCCGGTCTTGAGGTGATCCGTAAAATGGGGGGGCTTCACAAATTCTCCACCTGGGAAAAACCGATCCTGACCGACTCGGGAGGTTTCCAAGTCTGGTCACTCGCCAAGCTCCGCAAGATCAGCGAGGAAGGGGTCCGGTTCTCCAACCATCTCGATGGAGCCAAAACCATGCTCACCCCCGAACTCAGCATGGAAATCCAGGCGACCCTCGGCAGCGACATCGCCATGCTTTTCGACGAGTGCCCCCCCTACCCCTGTGAAAAAAAATACGCCGCCGACTCCCTGTCCCTAACAACACGCTGGGCCAGACGCTGCAAGGAATGGCATCAGGAAAATGCGGCGAAACACATCCCTTGGGTGCTTGAAACTGAAAACTTGAAACTTGAAACTGACCAGCCCCAGCTGACCTTCGGCATTGTTCAGGGAAGTGTGTACGCCGAGCTCCGTGAGCAATCGGCCCGGGAATTGGTCGACATCGGATTTGATGGTTATGCCGTGGGGGGCATCTCTGTCGGCGAACCAGAACATGAGATGATGCGCGCCATCGAAAATGCCGTACCCTTTCTTCCGGAAGACAAACCCCGCTACGCCATGGGTCTCGGCACACCGCCGCAGATGCTGGAAATGATTGCCCGGGGGGTGGATATGTTCGACTGCGTCATGCCCACACGGGTCGCCCGCCACGGACTCGCCTTCACCGAAGACGGCCCGATCCATATCAAAAACAAGGAATTTGAGTTCGATGCCCGGCCACTGGATGAAAACACCCACCCAAGCCTGCTGAAATACTCGCGCTCCTTTATCCGACACCTTTTCCGGTCGCGCGAAATGCTCTCTTTAAGGTTGCTTTCCCTGCATAATCTGCATTTCTACCTGCGCCTCATGCGCCAGGCGCGTGAGACCATCGAAAACGGCACGTTTGCCAGCTTCAAAAACAACTTCAATCAACGCTATCTCAACAACCATGAATAA
- the yajC gene encoding preprotein translocase subunit YajC: MNNTITTLPTFLAEGGLNILGNPMIMMVLMFVIFWVVLIRPQQKQRKELAARQAALKKGDEVVTIGGMHATVNAVSEKTVSLKVSEGTFVKYDKTAIASVMPKGSNKEDVAAPQPKG, translated from the coding sequence ATGAATAACACTATCACCACCCTGCCCACCTTCCTCGCAGAAGGAGGACTCAATATCCTCGGCAACCCCATGATCATGATGGTTCTGATGTTCGTCATCTTCTGGGTCGTCCTCATCCGACCCCAGCAGAAACAACGCAAGGAACTCGCCGCCCGTCAAGCCGCCCTGAAAAAAGGCGACGAAGTGGTCACCATCGGAGGTATGCACGCCACCGTCAATGCCGTCAGCGAGAAAACCGTCTCCCTCAAAGTCTCCGAAGGCACCTTTGTCAAATACGACAAAACCGCCATCGCCAGCGTCATGCCCAAGGGCAGCAATAAGGAGGATGTTGCCGCCCCCCAGCCTAAAGGTTGA
- the secD gene encoding protein translocase subunit SecD: MLASLFSDDRLLTFLAGLGLLALFFWYFATDFDRKKRNIGTIIVVLIAIFSLLSIFPKGQWGNIITGKTPISEGHNLKGGIDLIGGSSFTLRVQPSKDADGTDIPVSSNAVQQAIETVEKRLNNLGTADLLIVAQGSDRILVQMPGVTPEEAAGVRKTLEKIAKLELKMVHPESRVLGDTLAAEKEEDRVLPPGYKLYVYEDEDEDGQKTTENILLKRRSALDGSYIVHAQELFGPYEGKLTVKLNGEGANKMFDLTKRMRHGVDRLAIVLDGKVLSAPVVQDSLGAQFEISGMKDATEARGIAAALLNPLKNPLVVDEERTVSATLGKETVYQGITAGIAGLGLTLVFVLLYYRFAGLIALIGLMLNILVLFGTMAMFGFTFTLPGIAGIILTIGVGVDANVLIYERLREELAGGKSVKAAISAAYDKAFSAIFDANITTLLTALILFWRASGTVKGFAVTLTIGILATLLTALLCTRVLFWWCSDTGVLKKLNFMNLIPDRAFDFLSKRKLAFGVSAVLILAGVGAVGIKGNSALGIDFVGGAQLSFQFDQNTKIEQPAVQKILDDLNAKKLLSKSASSQEETNTSGELLTVRCGNPDPDSLQDGQRPDSEVIEEALRAAFPVLQEQEPVLDANGQPKMNDGVAATQYKWQMAKETISASLGSEFLSTAVWALIIGLVAILIYITIRFEFSFALGAFIALFHDILICLGIVVFSGQELSLIHVGAFLTIAGYSINDTIVIFDRLREDLRSRRGEVKDVMNQAISATLSRTVLTSLTTFVSVLVLYIFGGTALQDFSFTIMVGIIVGTYSSIFIASPVVYIWSKLRGANLRRELLDANLEAEVNPAKS, encoded by the coding sequence ATGCTAGCCTCTCTCTTCAGCGACGACCGCCTCCTGACCTTCCTCGCGGGTCTCGGCCTTCTGGCTCTCTTTTTCTGGTACTTCGCGACCGATTTCGATCGTAAGAAGCGCAACATCGGAACCATCATCGTGGTTCTGATCGCTATATTCAGCCTGCTTTCTATTTTTCCGAAGGGACAATGGGGTAACATCATCACCGGCAAAACCCCGATCAGCGAAGGCCACAACCTCAAGGGGGGCATTGACCTCATCGGCGGCTCATCCTTCACCCTGCGCGTGCAGCCGAGCAAGGATGCTGACGGCACCGACATCCCCGTTTCCTCCAATGCCGTCCAACAAGCCATCGAGACGGTTGAAAAACGCCTCAATAACCTCGGCACCGCCGACCTCCTGATCGTGGCCCAGGGCAGCGACCGTATCCTCGTCCAGATGCCCGGCGTCACCCCGGAAGAAGCCGCCGGCGTTCGCAAGACCCTGGAAAAAATCGCCAAACTCGAACTCAAGATGGTGCACCCTGAAAGCAGGGTTCTCGGCGATACACTCGCCGCAGAAAAAGAAGAGGACCGCGTCCTTCCACCGGGTTACAAGCTCTACGTCTATGAGGACGAGGATGAAGACGGCCAGAAAACCACGGAAAACATCCTGCTCAAACGCCGCTCCGCCCTCGACGGCTCCTACATCGTGCACGCCCAGGAACTTTTCGGCCCCTACGAAGGAAAACTGACCGTCAAACTCAATGGCGAAGGTGCCAACAAAATGTTCGATCTCACCAAGAGAATGCGCCACGGCGTCGACCGCCTGGCCATCGTGCTCGATGGTAAAGTGCTCAGTGCCCCGGTGGTGCAAGACAGCCTCGGTGCCCAGTTTGAAATCTCAGGCATGAAAGATGCCACAGAAGCCCGCGGCATCGCCGCCGCCCTGCTGAACCCCTTGAAAAACCCTCTCGTCGTCGACGAGGAACGCACCGTTTCCGCGACCCTCGGTAAGGAAACCGTCTACCAAGGTATCACTGCGGGTATCGCAGGCCTTGGACTGACACTGGTTTTTGTCCTGCTTTACTACCGCTTCGCCGGTCTGATCGCACTGATCGGCCTGATGCTGAACATTCTGGTCCTCTTCGGCACCATGGCCATGTTCGGCTTCACCTTCACCCTTCCCGGCATCGCCGGTATCATCCTCACCATCGGTGTGGGGGTGGATGCCAACGTGCTGATCTACGAGCGACTCCGCGAGGAGCTCGCCGGAGGCAAATCCGTCAAAGCCGCCATCAGCGCGGCCTACGATAAAGCGTTCTCGGCAATTTTTGATGCCAACATCACCACCCTGCTCACCGCCCTGATCCTCTTCTGGAGGGCAAGCGGCACGGTCAAGGGTTTTGCCGTGACCCTGACCATCGGTATCCTGGCGACTCTCCTCACCGCCCTGCTCTGCACCCGTGTGCTGTTCTGGTGGTGCTCCGATACCGGAGTCCTCAAGAAGCTTAACTTCATGAACCTGATTCCTGATAGAGCCTTCGATTTCCTCAGCAAACGCAAGCTCGCTTTCGGCGTCTCCGCGGTCCTCATCCTGGCAGGCGTCGGGGCCGTAGGGATCAAAGGCAACTCCGCACTCGGCATCGACTTTGTCGGCGGTGCCCAGCTTTCCTTCCAGTTTGATCAAAATACAAAAATCGAGCAGCCCGCTGTGCAAAAAATCCTCGATGACCTGAACGCGAAAAAGCTGCTGTCAAAAAGCGCCTCCTCCCAGGAGGAAACCAACACCTCCGGCGAGCTCCTCACGGTCCGCTGTGGTAACCCTGACCCCGATAGCTTGCAAGACGGCCAACGCCCCGACTCGGAGGTCATCGAAGAAGCTCTCCGGGCCGCCTTCCCCGTCCTCCAGGAGCAAGAGCCAGTGCTTGATGCCAACGGCCAACCCAAGATGAACGACGGAGTGGCCGCAACCCAGTACAAATGGCAGATGGCCAAGGAAACCATCAGTGCCAGCCTCGGAAGCGAATTCCTCTCCACGGCGGTATGGGCCTTGATCATCGGCCTGGTAGCCATCCTCATCTACATCACCATCCGCTTCGAGTTCTCGTTTGCACTGGGTGCCTTCATCGCCTTGTTCCACGACATCCTGATCTGCCTCGGTATCGTCGTCTTCTCCGGCCAGGAGCTGTCGCTGATCCACGTCGGCGCCTTCCTCACCATTGCCGGTTATTCGATCAACGACACCATCGTCATTTTCGACCGCCTCCGCGAAGACCTCCGCTCGCGCCGTGGCGAGGTCAAGGACGTCATGAACCAGGCCATCAGCGCCACCCTTTCACGGACGGTGCTTACCTCGTTGACGACCTTTGTCTCCGTGCTGGTCCTCTACATCTTCGGCGGTACCGCCCTGCAGGACTTCTCCTTCACCATCATGGTCGGGATCATCGTCGGTACCTATTCCTCGATATTCATCGCCTCCCCGGTCGTCTACATCTGGAGCAAACTACGTGGCGCCAACCTCCGCCGCGAACTCCTCGATGCCAACCTGGAGGCCGAGGTCAATCCGGCTAAGTCGTAA
- a CDS encoding protein tyrosine phosphatase — protein MTHLRVLFVCARNQWRSPTAAAVYRNDPRMSVLSAGLSRQSPCPLSVKHLAWADVVMVMEKTHATRIRDLYRDNCELPEIISLDIPDDYLFMDKTLVELLKESVEELLPGYL, from the coding sequence ATGACTCACCTCAGGGTTCTCTTTGTATGCGCCAGGAATCAATGGCGCAGTCCTACTGCGGCGGCTGTGTACCGAAATGATCCTAGAATGTCGGTGCTGTCGGCCGGGCTAAGCCGGCAGAGCCCCTGCCCCCTCTCGGTCAAGCATCTGGCATGGGCGGATGTGGTCATGGTGATGGAAAAGACCCACGCCACAAGAATCAGGGATTTGTATCGCGACAACTGTGAGCTACCGGAAATTATTTCGTTAGACATCCCGGACGACTACCTATTTATGGACAAAACACTCGTCGAACTACTCAAGGAGTCGGTCGAGGAGCTGCTGCCCGGTTATCTGTAG
- the acpS gene encoding holo-ACP synthase — translation MMIFGIGIDVVEVERLESSMAEFGERFASRVFTEAERAYCESQKRPAIHYAARFAAKEAVAKALGTGIGKDLSWLDMEIRRRDSGEPEVFLSGNGAKFAKDKHLGQIKISLTHAQHYAAANAVVLSGE, via the coding sequence ATAATGATCTTTGGTATTGGCATTGATGTTGTGGAAGTGGAGCGACTGGAGTCATCCATGGCCGAGTTCGGCGAGCGATTTGCAAGCCGTGTTTTCACCGAGGCCGAGCGGGCCTACTGTGAAAGCCAGAAACGTCCAGCCATCCACTACGCGGCGCGCTTTGCGGCCAAGGAAGCGGTAGCCAAGGCACTCGGCACAGGTATTGGCAAAGACTTGTCCTGGCTCGATATGGAAATTCGCCGGCGTGACAGCGGCGAGCCTGAAGTGTTTCTATCAGGTAACGGCGCCAAGTTCGCCAAGGACAAGCATCTCGGGCAAATCAAGATCAGCCTGACCCATGCCCAGCATTACGCCGCGGCCAATGCCGTGGTTCTTTCCGGTGAGTAG
- a CDS encoding pyridoxine 5'-phosphate synthase yields MRLLLGVNIDHVATLRQARYADMPDSPNAEPSPLTAAQDAMAGGADSITIHVRGDRRHMQERDAFEIRGKIDLPLNFEMGNTPEMVEMALRLKPDFVCLVPETREEVTTEGGLDVEGLFGSLQGTVSRLQQAGIKVSMFIDPDAHQVEASARIGAEMIELHTGCFANAFNEDRNQETRRLIAAAILGNSLGLQVNAGHGINLQNLPELLTVPHLTELNIGHTLIARSVRVGLTEAVKEMRVAMEGGQG; encoded by the coding sequence ATGCGTTTACTCTTGGGAGTCAATATTGATCACGTGGCCACGCTGCGTCAGGCCCGCTATGCAGATATGCCGGATTCGCCGAATGCCGAACCCAGCCCGCTAACAGCGGCGCAAGACGCCATGGCTGGAGGAGCGGATTCCATCACCATCCATGTGCGTGGCGACCGCCGACACATGCAGGAGCGGGACGCCTTTGAGATCCGTGGGAAAATCGACCTGCCCTTGAACTTCGAAATGGGAAACACCCCGGAGATGGTGGAGATGGCACTACGACTGAAACCCGACTTCGTCTGTCTGGTTCCCGAAACACGGGAAGAAGTCACCACCGAGGGAGGCCTGGATGTCGAGGGGCTTTTTGGATCGCTGCAAGGCACTGTTTCCAGGCTTCAACAGGCAGGTATCAAGGTGAGTATGTTTATCGACCCCGATGCCCACCAGGTGGAGGCTTCTGCTAGAATAGGCGCGGAAATGATCGAGCTGCACACCGGGTGTTTTGCCAATGCCTTTAACGAGGACCGGAACCAGGAAACCCGTCGCCTCATCGCGGCGGCCATACTGGGGAACAGCCTGGGGCTGCAAGTGAATGCGGGTCATGGGATTAATTTACAGAACCTTCCGGAACTACTCACCGTGCCGCATCTAACGGAGCTTAATATCGGGCACACCCTGATTGCGAGATCGGTCCGCGTGGGACTAACCGAGGCGGTCAAGGAAATGCGTGTTGCGATGGAAGGGGGGCAAGGATAA
- a CDS encoding Na/Pi cotransporter family protein, whose amino-acid sequence MIVWTTLIAILKILGSLGIFLYGMKVMSEGIQKAAGSGMRHALATMTHNRASSVFTGFFTTSLVQSSSATTVLVVSFVNAGLLTLTESIGVIMGANLGTTITAWLVAWIGKFSISAITLPIIGIGLPLFFIGKAKAKATGESLIGFGLLFTGLSYLKESVPDLKAGVEKNAELQQTVQGIIESLNSFGPGSIVLFLIAGILLTLIVQSSSAAMAITITCAWNGWLGPDPYEAFKISAAIVLGENIGTTVTAWLASIGTNVSAKRAARAHFLFNVIGTIWAMALFIPLSKLVWNMTGFFPDSLVEIKTAKGDISNPLTIVAFAVAVFHTTFNLLNIFLLVWFVPQIANFVQKWVKDPVSEEETHLRYISQNLVDLGELNIAEAENAIRKMSALSVKMFNGFIDVFEHPKDDMSAQVSALKHIEDESDIMMQEITEYLVRCSSKDIGPTNAMKIANMLRITQEIEECIDCIYRLVKLNERRYKKGRQFSQEQKDTLREFAGSVAQFIIFTDAHLLAKISPADISKAKAMENTADTMRKKFNKSAMKRMAQGNVKSNVKLEMINIDINNHFEAIANHALNIVQTSQAMHEVH is encoded by the coding sequence ATGATCGTCTGGACCACACTCATTGCCATTCTCAAAATCCTCGGCTCACTCGGAATCTTCCTTTACGGAATGAAGGTGATGTCGGAGGGCATTCAAAAAGCCGCCGGCAGCGGTATGCGTCACGCGCTTGCCACCATGACACATAACCGGGCCAGCTCGGTGTTCACAGGATTCTTTACCACCTCGCTCGTGCAATCGTCGTCCGCGACCACCGTACTTGTCGTCAGTTTCGTCAATGCGGGGCTCCTAACGCTCACTGAATCCATTGGTGTGATCATGGGTGCCAACCTCGGCACCACCATCACCGCCTGGCTCGTCGCGTGGATTGGAAAATTCAGCATCTCGGCCATCACCCTGCCAATCATCGGTATCGGCCTCCCTCTCTTTTTCATCGGCAAGGCCAAAGCCAAGGCAACGGGTGAAAGCCTGATCGGATTTGGCCTCCTCTTTACCGGTCTTTCCTACCTGAAGGAATCTGTTCCTGACCTCAAAGCCGGAGTAGAAAAAAACGCAGAACTCCAACAAACCGTCCAAGGTATCATCGAGTCCCTCAATAGCTTTGGCCCCGGCTCCATCGTCCTCTTCCTCATTGCGGGTATCCTGCTGACCCTGATCGTGCAATCCTCCTCCGCGGCCATGGCCATTACCATCACCTGCGCGTGGAATGGCTGGTTAGGCCCCGATCCTTACGAGGCGTTCAAAATCTCCGCCGCCATCGTCCTTGGTGAAAATATCGGAACCACGGTGACCGCATGGCTTGCCTCCATCGGCACCAATGTGAGTGCCAAGCGTGCCGCCCGCGCCCACTTCCTCTTTAACGTGATCGGCACGATATGGGCCATGGCGCTCTTCATTCCGCTCTCGAAATTGGTATGGAATATGACCGGGTTCTTCCCTGACAGCCTGGTGGAAATCAAAACAGCCAAAGGCGACATCAGCAACCCCCTCACGATTGTCGCCTTCGCCGTGGCCGTCTTTCACACCACCTTCAATCTGCTCAACATTTTCCTACTCGTCTGGTTTGTTCCCCAGATCGCCAACTTCGTCCAGAAGTGGGTCAAAGACCCGGTATCAGAAGAGGAAACCCATCTCCGCTATATTTCCCAGAATCTCGTCGACCTCGGCGAACTCAACATCGCCGAGGCAGAAAATGCCATCCGCAAAATGTCCGCCCTGTCTGTGAAAATGTTCAACGGCTTTATCGATGTCTTCGAACACCCCAAGGATGACATGTCGGCCCAGGTGAGCGCCCTCAAGCATATCGAGGACGAGTCCGACATCATGATGCAGGAAATCACCGAGTACCTCGTGCGTTGTTCCTCCAAGGATATTGGACCGACCAATGCCATGAAGATTGCCAACATGCTCCGTATCACCCAGGAAATCGAGGAGTGTATCGACTGTATCTACCGTCTGGTGAAACTCAACGAGCGCCGCTACAAGAAAGGGCGCCAGTTCTCCCAGGAGCAGAAAGACACCCTGCGCGAGTTTGCCGGCAGCGTGGCCCAGTTCATCATCTTTACCGATGCCCACCTGCTGGCCAAGATCTCACCTGCGGACATCAGCAAGGCCAAGGCCATGGAAAACACCGCTGACACCATGCGCAAGAAGTTCAACAAGAGCGCCATGAAACGGATGGCACAGGGCAATGTCAAAAGTAACGTCAAGCTGGAGATGATCAATATCGACATCAACAACCACTTCGAAGCCATCGCCAACCACGCCCTCAACATCGTGCAAACCAGCCAGGCCATGCACGAGGTGCATTAA